From Nonlabens sp. Ci31, the proteins below share one genomic window:
- the murC gene encoding UDP-N-acetylmuramate--L-alanine ligase: MKELEHISHFYFIGIGGIGMSALARYLNEQGKKVAGYDRVATSLTKKLEAEGIAIHYSDNFEMIPEAFKNSPTAQVIYTPAVPAGFGELVRFRESGVTTIKRAQLLGQISRTMTCLAIAGTHGKTTTSAILAHLLFKSDVKVTAFLGGILEEYHTNYICSGTDVMVVEADEFDRSFMQLDPDIAGITAMDADHLDIYGDAATFEKTFHDFAALLEGKTLLINEKLDLKGLQVGLDSGSYQALNEVIIDGAYHFDFKTPQGVLEKCFLKLPGKHNLSNALLAMAVALEYGADAQKIRLALASFPGVERRFTYRIDNDKRVLIDDYAHHPTEINAVFQAVSEMYPEEKKIVVFQPHLFSRTRDFMDDFAQALSQFDKVGLLDIYPARELPIDGIHSELLCQKINSLENAPEMVRVVKKEDLEEFIEEMDTRVVLMLGAGDIGVEIDQLTKKWGDA; encoded by the coding sequence ATGAAAGAGTTAGAACACATATCACATTTTTATTTCATCGGGATAGGGGGAATTGGTATGAGTGCGCTGGCTCGTTACCTAAATGAACAAGGAAAAAAAGTAGCCGGTTACGATCGTGTCGCTACTTCCTTGACTAAAAAACTAGAAGCAGAGGGAATTGCGATTCATTATTCAGATAATTTTGAAATGATTCCAGAGGCATTCAAAAACTCACCAACGGCACAAGTTATTTACACGCCGGCAGTACCAGCGGGTTTTGGAGAATTAGTCCGCTTTCGCGAAAGCGGGGTTACCACCATCAAACGCGCACAACTTCTAGGTCAGATTTCTAGAACAATGACCTGTCTAGCCATTGCTGGAACCCATGGAAAAACAACCACAAGTGCTATACTGGCTCATTTACTTTTCAAAAGCGATGTCAAAGTAACGGCCTTTTTAGGTGGGATTTTAGAAGAATACCACACTAATTATATTTGTTCTGGAACAGATGTAATGGTCGTTGAAGCAGACGAATTTGACCGTTCCTTCATGCAATTAGATCCAGATATCGCTGGAATTACTGCTATGGATGCAGATCATTTGGATATTTATGGAGATGCAGCGACTTTTGAAAAAACGTTTCATGATTTTGCGGCTTTGCTCGAAGGTAAAACCTTGTTGATCAATGAAAAATTAGATCTAAAAGGACTCCAAGTAGGACTTGATTCTGGATCTTACCAAGCGCTTAATGAAGTGATCATTGACGGTGCATATCATTTTGATTTCAAAACCCCTCAAGGGGTTCTAGAAAAATGCTTTTTAAAGCTACCAGGCAAGCACAATTTGAGTAATGCACTACTGGCTATGGCCGTAGCTTTAGAATATGGAGCAGATGCTCAAAAAATTCGATTGGCTTTAGCCTCTTTTCCAGGAGTAGAGCGCAGGTTTACCTATCGCATCGATAACGATAAACGAGTATTGATAGACGACTACGCACATCACCCTACAGAAATAAATGCGGTTTTTCAGGCCGTTTCAGAAATGTATCCAGAAGAGAAAAAAATAGTCGTGTTTCAACCGCATCTATTCTCTAGGACGCGTGATTTTATGGACGATTTTGCGCAAGCTTTAAGTCAGTTTGACAAAGTGGGCTTGTTAGATATCTACCCAGCAAGAGAACTTCCTATAGATGGAATCCATTCAGAACTGTTGTGTCAAAAAATAAATTCGTTAGAAAATGCACCAGAGATGGTTAGGGTAGTAAAGAAGGAAGATCTCGAAGAATTTATCGAGGAAATGGACACACGAGTTGTCTTGATGTTAGGTGCTGGAGATATAGGCGTAGAAATAGATCAACTCACTAAAAAATGGGGCGATGCATAA
- a CDS encoding cell division protein FtsQ/DivIB, with amino-acid sequence MHKLKNILRLVLVILLVISLYAFASSRYKNRKLKDISITFTDYSDPLISEKNVNKLLIQNNDTVKNLIIENLDLNKSEWRLVQNAMIRDAEVSVSIDGLLKAVVQPRKPIARIMGKTNAYLDQDNLIMPLSKEHTVNVPLVYGYKKNVQDKTFELINFIKSDELLKASFTQVAFDKRDEVTLSVRAFDFKVKLGKVEKLDHKMVNYKAFLAKMQKDKGLSEIKSIDLRFDNQVVVIKK; translated from the coding sequence ATGCATAAACTAAAGAATATCTTAAGGTTGGTGCTGGTTATCTTATTGGTAATTAGTCTTTACGCTTTTGCATCAAGCAGATATAAGAACAGAAAATTAAAAGACATAAGTATCACGTTTACAGACTATAGCGATCCGTTGATTTCTGAAAAAAACGTTAATAAATTGTTGATACAAAATAACGATACTGTAAAGAACCTGATCATAGAAAATCTAGATTTGAATAAGAGCGAATGGCGACTTGTTCAAAACGCAATGATCAGAGACGCAGAGGTTTCTGTTTCTATTGATGGATTGCTTAAAGCTGTTGTGCAACCCAGAAAGCCTATTGCAAGGATCATGGGAAAAACGAATGCTTATCTCGATCAGGATAATTTGATCATGCCATTATCAAAAGAACATACAGTAAATGTTCCGTTGGTGTACGGTTATAAAAAGAACGTACAGGATAAAACCTTTGAGTTGATCAATTTTATCAAAAGTGATGAGTTGTTAAAAGCATCTTTTACACAAGTAGCATTTGATAAAAGAGACGAGGTGACGCTATCGGTAAGAGCTTTTGATTTTAAAGTGAAGTTAGGAAAAGTAGAAAAGCTAGATCATAAAATGGTGAATTACAAAGCCTTTCTTGCAAAGATGCAGAAGGATAAGGGATTGAGCGAGATCAAATCAATAGACTTGCGATTTGATAATCAAGTAGTAGTAATAAAAAAGTAG
- the ftsA gene encoding cell division protein FtsA, whose product MEQQEYAVGLDIGTTKIVAMIGRKNEYGKLEILGVGRSKSLGVHRGVVNNITQTITSIQQAVSQAETVSGIKIKEVTVGIAGQHIRSLQHSDYITRADSEVVIDQDDIATLCNQVFKLVMLPGEEIIHVLPQEYKIDGQSDVKEPVGMYGGRLEANFHVVVGQVASIRNIYRCVKSADLELKRITLEPLASADAVLSQEEKEAGVALIDIGGGTTDLAIFKDGIIRHTAVIPQGGNIITQDIKEGCSIIEKQAELLKTKFGSAWPGENKENEIVSIPGLRGREPKEITLKNLSKIIHARVIEILETVFVEIKNYGHDEPKKQLIAGVVLTGGGSQLKHIKQLAEYVTGMPSRIGYPNEHLAGDSDTESTSPLFATAVGLVMKGLEGKYEEDEEEVVEETVLEQPTEEGEETEEESSTISEEVKKKGIFDTWATKFKEFLDKAE is encoded by the coding sequence ATGGAACAACAAGAATATGCAGTAGGACTGGATATAGGTACAACTAAGATTGTAGCTATGATCGGTCGTAAGAATGAATACGGCAAACTTGAGATTCTAGGTGTAGGGAGATCAAAAAGTTTGGGAGTTCATCGCGGAGTGGTAAATAATATAACGCAAACCATTACCTCCATACAACAAGCCGTAAGCCAGGCAGAAACGGTAAGTGGGATTAAAATAAAAGAGGTAACCGTAGGGATTGCGGGACAACATATACGCAGTTTACAACACAGCGATTACATCACCAGAGCAGATAGTGAAGTCGTTATCGACCAAGACGATATTGCAACGCTTTGTAATCAAGTGTTTAAATTGGTGATGCTTCCTGGAGAAGAAATCATTCACGTACTGCCTCAAGAATATAAAATTGATGGACAGTCAGACGTGAAAGAGCCGGTAGGAATGTACGGTGGTCGTTTAGAAGCAAATTTTCATGTAGTAGTAGGTCAAGTAGCCTCTATACGCAATATTTATAGGTGTGTAAAAAGTGCCGATCTTGAATTAAAGAGAATAACTCTAGAGCCACTTGCAAGTGCTGATGCGGTCTTGAGTCAAGAAGAAAAAGAAGCTGGAGTTGCCTTAATCGATATAGGTGGTGGAACCACAGATCTAGCCATTTTTAAAGATGGGATCATACGGCATACGGCAGTAATTCCTCAAGGGGGTAACATCATTACTCAGGACATTAAGGAAGGTTGCTCGATCATAGAAAAACAAGCTGAGCTGCTCAAAACAAAATTTGGTAGTGCATGGCCTGGAGAGAATAAAGAAAATGAAATAGTCTCCATTCCTGGATTAAGAGGTCGCGAGCCTAAGGAGATCACACTTAAAAACTTGAGTAAGATCATTCATGCTCGTGTTATTGAGATTTTAGAAACAGTTTTTGTAGAGATTAAAAACTACGGTCATGATGAGCCTAAAAAACAATTGATCGCAGGAGTGGTGTTAACTGGTGGAGGAAGCCAGTTAAAGCATATCAAACAACTCGCAGAGTATGTGACAGGAATGCCTAGCAGAATAGGATATCCCAATGAACACCTCGCCGGCGATAGCGATACAGAAAGTACCAGTCCATTATTTGCAACAGCAGTAGGATTGGTAATGAAAGGCCTGGAAGGAAAATATGAAGAAGATGAGGAAGAAGTAGTAGAAGAAACCGTTCTAGAGCAACCAACAGAAGAAGGAGAAGAAACAGAAGAAGAATCTTCAACTATTTCGGAAGAAGTGAAAAAGAAAGGAATTTTTGATACTTGGGCAACTAAGTTTAAAGAGTTTCTTGATAAGGCAGAGTAA
- the ftsZ gene encoding cell division protein FtsZ — translation MSEEFNSIAFDLPKNKSNVIKVIGVGGGGSNAIKHMYQQGIKGVDFVICNTDSQALENSPVPNKIQLGVTLTEGLGAGANPEVGERAAQESIEDVRALLDSNTKMVFITAGMGGGTGTGAAPVIAQIARDMDILTVGIVTTPFHFEGKVRNEQAQKGIEKFRKSVDSLIIINNNKLRDVYGNLGFKAGFSKADEVLATASRGIAEVITNHYTQNIDLHDARTVLANSGTAIMGSAQSTGSNRAQEGILKALDSPLLNDNKIEGATNVLLLIVSGTEEITIDEIGEINEHIQNEAGGVANIIMGVGEDEALGDAISITVIATGFDVEQQNEISNTEAKRIIHTLEEEQRATAILEETTRNVIPGELIMDLGEEIEEDPAFAKAEQPPKTVQPSEPAEPLIIVHELGDEEAEETIVPVVEENTLIPTTELIKDLNVVHEEVLEQTQEFVIKEVKSIEITSEITEEEEEDQFFLDFDMPLSAQLKDKDAPAITYQLDDIEVNDPINVVPVTEFSEEGEKKYSLEDYMEVEEQLNSAKPKESKENVVAEPEIRILTKDVEQPPKQADQEVRKNVDPTDLPLNEALVLRAEERKRKMHAYNFKFKSSHRLDEIEKQPAYLRHGVELDKLPEERDRSRTTLSTDENNEIQLRPNNNSFLHDNVD, via the coding sequence ATGAGTGAAGAATTTAACAGCATCGCTTTTGATTTGCCTAAAAACAAATCAAACGTAATCAAAGTCATCGGAGTAGGTGGTGGTGGTAGCAATGCCATCAAGCACATGTACCAGCAGGGGATTAAAGGAGTAGATTTTGTCATCTGTAACACAGATTCGCAAGCGCTTGAAAATAGCCCAGTACCTAATAAAATACAACTAGGAGTAACTTTAACGGAAGGTTTAGGAGCTGGAGCAAATCCTGAAGTAGGAGAACGCGCAGCCCAAGAAAGCATAGAAGACGTTAGGGCGCTCTTAGATTCTAATACTAAAATGGTATTCATCACCGCAGGAATGGGTGGAGGAACTGGAACAGGTGCTGCGCCGGTAATTGCACAAATCGCTCGCGATATGGATATTCTTACCGTAGGTATTGTGACGACGCCTTTCCATTTTGAAGGAAAAGTACGAAATGAGCAAGCGCAAAAAGGAATTGAAAAATTCCGTAAAAGTGTAGACTCATTGATCATTATCAATAATAATAAATTGAGAGATGTTTATGGAAACCTAGGTTTTAAAGCAGGATTCTCTAAAGCTGATGAGGTACTAGCTACTGCCTCAAGAGGTATTGCTGAGGTGATCACAAATCACTACACTCAAAACATTGATTTACATGACGCAAGAACAGTACTCGCAAATAGCGGTACTGCTATAATGGGAAGTGCACAATCAACTGGCTCTAACCGAGCTCAAGAAGGAATTCTTAAAGCTTTAGACTCTCCTTTGTTGAATGATAATAAAATTGAAGGCGCTACAAATGTGTTGTTACTGATCGTCTCTGGTACCGAAGAAATTACCATTGATGAAATAGGTGAAATAAATGAACACATCCAGAATGAGGCTGGAGGAGTAGCAAATATCATTATGGGTGTAGGAGAAGACGAAGCTTTAGGCGACGCGATTTCCATCACTGTTATTGCTACAGGATTTGATGTAGAGCAACAAAATGAGATATCAAATACAGAAGCTAAGCGCATTATCCACACACTGGAAGAAGAGCAGCGTGCCACAGCAATTTTGGAAGAGACGACTAGAAATGTTATCCCTGGTGAATTGATCATGGACTTGGGCGAGGAGATAGAAGAGGATCCCGCTTTCGCGAAAGCGGAACAACCACCAAAAACAGTGCAACCTTCAGAACCTGCTGAGCCATTAATTATCGTTCATGAACTAGGTGATGAAGAGGCAGAGGAAACAATTGTACCGGTAGTAGAAGAAAACACATTGATTCCTACCACAGAGTTAATAAAAGACCTCAATGTCGTGCACGAAGAAGTACTGGAACAGACGCAGGAATTTGTTATCAAAGAAGTAAAATCTATAGAAATAACTTCAGAAATCACAGAGGAAGAAGAGGAAGACCAATTTTTCTTAGATTTTGACATGCCTTTATCAGCACAGTTAAAAGACAAAGATGCGCCTGCTATTACCTACCAATTAGATGATATTGAAGTAAACGATCCTATTAATGTGGTTCCAGTAACAGAGTTTTCTGAAGAAGGTGAAAAAAAGTATTCTCTAGAAGACTATATGGAAGTAGAAGAGCAATTGAACTCTGCAAAACCTAAAGAATCCAAAGAGAATGTGGTAGCAGAGCCAGAAATAAGGATCCTGACAAAAGACGTGGAGCAACCACCTAAACAAGCCGATCAAGAGGTGCGTAAAAATGTAGACCCTACTGACCTGCCTCTTAATGAAGCTTTAGTACTTAGAGCAGAAGAACGCAAGCGCAAGATGCACGCTTATAATTTTAAGTTCAAGAGCTCTCATAGATTAGATGAGATAGAGAAGCAACCCGCTTATTTAAGGCATGGTGTGGAACTGGATAAATTACCTGAAGAAAGAGACAGATCGAGAACAACACTTTCTACAGATGAGAATAACGAGATCCAATTGCGACCTAATAACAATTCTTTTTTACATGATAATGTAGATTAG
- a CDS encoding GatB/YqeY domain-containing protein has product MSLEKDIMTAMKEAMKAKDQTALAALRAVKSEILIAKTSGTSEGLTEEEEVKLVQKLVKQRKDSALIFSEQNREDLSEPELAQAAVLEQFLPEQLSEEEITKAVAAIIAKTGAAGMKDMGKVMGMANKELAGKADGRTISTVVKAQLT; this is encoded by the coding sequence ATGAGTTTAGAGAAAGATATCATGACAGCCATGAAAGAGGCCATGAAAGCAAAAGATCAAACAGCTCTCGCAGCATTAAGAGCAGTAAAAAGCGAGATTTTAATAGCTAAAACATCAGGCACTAGCGAGGGGTTGACCGAAGAAGAGGAAGTTAAATTGGTTCAAAAATTAGTAAAACAACGCAAGGACAGTGCTCTTATTTTTTCAGAGCAAAATAGAGAAGACCTCTCTGAGCCTGAACTCGCTCAAGCAGCAGTCTTAGAGCAATTTTTACCAGAACAACTCAGTGAAGAAGAAATAACAAAAGCGGTCGCGGCTATCATAGCTAAAACAGGTGCCGCAGGAATGAAAGATATGGGTAAAGTCATGGGAATGGCAAATAAAGAACTCGCTGGAAAAGCAGATGGGAGAACCATAAGTACGGTTGTAAAAGCACAACTGACTTAA
- a CDS encoding tail fiber domain-containing protein: protein MKSFLHLSFALLFTFTLSAQVGIGTITPNGALDVTSTTDGLLIPRVALVNTTTVTVTTPIASELVYNITPASGTTDVSPGFYYLNSPTGPWVRLGTDASSGPPPPPDPPTAVAAGWLTVGNDDIVEGTNFLGTTTPVDVTFIRNGDVAGRIGGTNASYGLGALINASPGAQNTAVGVGALRNNTGNNNTAIGEGAGSGSSSGNFNILMGRNANVTTGQRNIVIGTEVNVTNATNSIFIGSSFGGAPAGGTNRIVIGDSAPVPASNSIRIGNTTIGTATTQIAWTTTSDRRWKDNIKDSGLGLDFLQTLRPVSYVRKNDENKKTEYGFIAQELEGALIAAGDQNNAIISKDLEGMYGVRYNDFISITVKAVQEQQVIIEELQKDNEELKAVNAAILKRLEALENK from the coding sequence ATGAAATCATTTTTACACCTATCATTTGCTTTATTATTTACGTTTACATTAAGTGCTCAAGTCGGTATCGGCACAATAACTCCTAATGGAGCTCTGGATGTAACTTCTACAACAGATGGTCTATTAATCCCTAGGGTTGCATTGGTAAATACAACAACGGTCACCGTGACGACACCTATTGCATCAGAACTTGTATATAATATAACACCAGCCTCAGGTACCACAGATGTTAGTCCAGGTTTTTACTACCTGAATTCCCCTACTGGACCATGGGTGCGATTAGGAACTGATGCAAGTTCTGGTCCACCGCCGCCGCCTGATCCACCGACCGCAGTTGCTGCAGGTTGGTTAACAGTTGGAAATGATGATATTGTAGAGGGTACCAATTTTTTAGGGACAACAACTCCTGTTGATGTGACTTTTATAAGAAATGGCGATGTAGCTGGAAGAATTGGCGGTACAAATGCGTCATACGGTCTAGGGGCTTTGATAAACGCTTCTCCAGGAGCGCAAAATACTGCTGTGGGTGTTGGTGCTTTAAGAAATAATACAGGTAATAATAATACAGCTATAGGAGAAGGTGCAGGGTCTGGATCTTCTAGTGGTAATTTTAATATTTTGATGGGCAGGAATGCTAACGTCACTACTGGTCAAAGAAATATTGTCATTGGGACAGAGGTTAATGTTACAAATGCTACCAATAGTATATTTATCGGGAGTTCTTTTGGAGGAGCTCCAGCTGGAGGGACTAATAGGATTGTGATTGGTGATAGTGCGCCAGTACCAGCGAGTAATAGCATAAGAATCGGAAATACAACTATAGGGACGGCTACAACACAAATAGCTTGGACGACTACTTCAGATAGAAGATGGAAAGATAATATCAAAGATTCTGGTTTGGGATTAGATTTTTTACAAACACTAAGACCAGTTTCTTATGTTAGAAAAAATGATGAAAACAAAAAAACAGAGTATGGATTTATAGCGCAAGAACTCGAAGGGGCTTTAATTGCTGCTGGTGATCAAAATAATGCTATCATCTCAAAGGATCTTGAAGGAATGTATGGTGTTCGTTACAATGATTTTATATCTATTACTGTAAAAGCGGTACAAGAGCAACAAGTTATCATAGAAGAACTTCAAAAGGATAACGAAGAATTAAAGGCAGTAAATGCTGCCATACTAAAACGCTTAGAGGCTTTAGAAAATAAATAA
- a CDS encoding T9SS type A sorting domain-containing protein: MSKITFIICMLFTSLGFAQLLEDFEGPTFPTRSAANGAPVPTIVADPGPGGINGDVLEIITTNAGQPWQQANLILQNGNLDLTGTDKLVSVDWYSAAPFDGFIRVDNRISGTIAAGTAEAAHPGGGWQTLVFDFTNQAQPSQTGMVAPNGVYQEMYFFNLWNIGAGDFNSPAVASTTYIDNIRKGLPPPPDTDWTGATNTGWNTSSNWSNGVPVPNSFVTIPNTANDPIAAGAVSIAGMLIEPGAAATINGAVTSSDVITVSAGASFIAPASVSGTVTYERNLNSTNWHYISSPVVGQDVDDFVAASGLQAGGSNISFCTFNTATNDWDFYQSGTSNANVLNDGQGYIVNLTAASGGISFTGTMNVGDVTKTLTTTGEGYNLLGNPYTSYIDSGALLSGSSGSLFSETIWVWDQFTDSYTTYVSIENFQLAPGQGFFIQSNGAAGNVAINEAFQSHQGTDTFLRSSGRTEVNLTLSDGSNTKSCKIFYIGGTTTSFDNGYDGPKFRAFPEPFSIYTHLITNGFGRDMGVQSLPNNDYENLIVPVGIDATSGTPITISANSEHLPIGINLYLEDRQMNTFTLLNATSDFTLTPATDLNGTGRFYLRTTNSVLSTNETASAYDLEIYTSDARKELIIQGQLSGSTNANLYDLKGKLVLSKELEQTSNSNALDVSNLSSGLYIIKVDNGLLSKTEKVVIR; the protein is encoded by the coding sequence ATGAGCAAAATTACATTTATAATATGCATGCTTTTTACCTCCTTAGGGTTTGCGCAATTATTAGAAGATTTTGAAGGACCAACATTTCCAACAAGAAGCGCAGCAAATGGAGCACCTGTACCTACCATCGTAGCAGATCCAGGTCCAGGAGGAATTAACGGTGATGTTCTTGAAATAATCACCACTAATGCAGGTCAACCATGGCAACAGGCTAATTTAATATTACAAAATGGAAATCTTGATTTAACAGGCACAGATAAACTTGTTTCTGTTGATTGGTATTCAGCAGCGCCTTTTGATGGATTTATTAGAGTTGACAATCGCATATCAGGCACAATCGCAGCAGGAACTGCCGAAGCTGCACATCCAGGAGGAGGCTGGCAAACACTTGTTTTTGACTTTACTAACCAAGCACAGCCAAGTCAAACTGGAATGGTCGCACCTAATGGAGTTTATCAAGAAATGTATTTTTTTAATCTTTGGAATATAGGCGCTGGAGACTTTAACAGCCCAGCCGTTGCATCGACAACTTACATAGATAATATACGTAAAGGCCTTCCGCCTCCTCCGGACACCGATTGGACAGGCGCCACAAATACAGGTTGGAATACCTCATCAAATTGGAGTAATGGCGTACCCGTCCCCAATTCCTTTGTGACTATACCAAACACCGCAAATGATCCCATAGCTGCAGGTGCCGTTAGCATAGCAGGTATGTTGATAGAACCAGGTGCCGCCGCAACCATAAATGGCGCTGTAACTAGTAGTGATGTAATTACCGTTTCTGCTGGTGCTTCATTTATAGCCCCTGCATCCGTTTCTGGAACGGTGACTTATGAAAGGAATCTGAATTCGACTAATTGGCATTATATTTCTAGTCCAGTAGTTGGACAAGATGTAGATGATTTTGTTGCGGCTTCAGGTCTTCAGGCAGGAGGAAGCAACATCAGTTTTTGTACGTTCAATACCGCTACAAATGACTGGGATTTTTATCAAAGTGGAACTTCTAATGCAAATGTTTTAAATGATGGTCAAGGATATATTGTCAATTTAACAGCAGCCTCAGGAGGTATTTCTTTTACTGGAACTATGAATGTAGGTGATGTAACTAAAACGCTTACCACAACTGGAGAAGGTTACAATCTATTAGGTAATCCATATACGTCATACATAGATAGTGGTGCCTTGTTATCTGGAAGCTCAGGATCTTTATTCTCAGAAACCATTTGGGTTTGGGATCAATTTACCGATAGTTATACCACTTATGTATCTATAGAAAATTTTCAATTAGCGCCAGGTCAAGGGTTCTTTATTCAATCTAATGGAGCAGCAGGAAATGTCGCAATAAATGAAGCCTTCCAAAGTCATCAAGGGACAGACACCTTTTTAAGATCATCTGGCAGAACAGAAGTCAATCTCACTCTTTCTGATGGCTCCAACACAAAAAGCTGTAAAATATTTTATATAGGCGGTACTACCACTAGTTTTGATAATGGTTACGACGGACCGAAGTTTCGTGCTTTCCCAGAGCCTTTTTCTATTTATACACATTTGATCACCAATGGATTTGGAAGAGACATGGGTGTTCAGTCATTACCAAATAATGACTACGAAAATTTAATTGTTCCTGTAGGTATTGACGCTACTTCTGGAACACCAATTACTATCTCTGCTAACTCTGAACATCTTCCTATAGGCATTAACCTATATCTTGAAGACAGACAGATGAATACATTTACATTATTAAATGCTACTTCAGATTTCACCTTAACACCTGCGACTGATTTAAATGGGACCGGGCGTTTCTATTTACGCACTACCAATAGTGTACTAAGCACAAATGAGACTGCATCAGCTTATGATTTAGAAATTTACACCAGTGATGCTAGGAAGGAATTGATTATTCAAGGACAATTATCTGGTAGCACAAATGCAAATCTCTATGACTTAAAAGGCAAATTGGTATTAAGTAAAGAATTAGAACAAACAAGCAATTCAAATGCTTTAGATGTTTCTAATTTGAGCAGTGGCCTTTATATCATAAAAGTAGACAATGGCCTTCTTTCTAAAACAGAAAAAGTAGTTATTAGGTAA